A genomic region of Prionailurus bengalensis isolate Pbe53 chromosome D1, Fcat_Pben_1.1_paternal_pri, whole genome shotgun sequence contains the following coding sequences:
- the LOC122484279 gene encoding olfactory receptor 52N4-like, which yields MIILNQTDVTPASFILNGIPGLEDMHMWISFPFCSMYAVAMVGNCGLLYLIYYEDSLHRSMYYFLAMLSLTDLVMCSSTIPKALSIFWCHLKEIRFEECLVQMFFIHTFTGMESGVLMLMALDRYVAICYPLRYSTILTNPVIAKVGLATFLRAVFLIIPLIFLTKRLPYCKGNIIHHTYCDQLSVAKLSCGNIKANVIYGLVAAFLIGGFDILCITVSYTMILRAVVSLSSADARQKAFSTCTAHICAIIFSYSPAFFCFFFNRFGSHTIPPSCHIIVANIYLLLPPTMNPIVYGVKTKQIRDCVIRIFSGSKKIKSYST from the coding sequence ATGATAATTCTGAACCAAACAGATGTGACCCCAGCCTCATTCATTCTTAATGGGATCCCAGGACTGGAGGACATGCACATGTGGATTTCTTTCCCATTCTGCTCCATGTATGCTGTGGCAATGGTAGGGAATTGTGGGCTCCTCTACCTCATCTACTATGAGGACTCCCTGCATAGatccatgtattattttttggCAATGCTTTCCCTTACTGACCTTGTCATGTGCTCTAGTACAATCCCTAAAGCTCTCAGCATCTTCTGGTGTCATCTCAAGGAAATTAGATTTGAAGAATGCCTAGTCCAGATGTTCTTCATCCATACCTTCACAGGGATGGAGTCTGGGGTGCTCATGCTTATGGCCCTGGATCGCTACGTGGCCATCTGTTACCCTCTGCGCTATTCAACTATCCTCACCAATCCTGTCATTGCAAAAGTTGGGCTTGCTACTTTCCTGAGAGCGGTGTTCCTCATCATTCCCTTGATTTTCCTCACCAAGAGACTACCCTATTGCAAGGGTAATATCATACACCATACCTATTGTGACCAGCTATCGGTAGCAAAGTTATCCTGTGGAAATATCAAGGCCAATGTTATATATGGTCTGGTGGCTGCCTTCCTGATTGGGGGCTTTGACATCCTGTGCATCACAGTCTCCTACACCATGATCCTCCGGGCAGTGGTGAGCCTCTCCTCAGCAGATGCTCGGCAGAAGGCCTTCAGCACCTGCACTGCCCACATCTGTGCCATCATTTTCTCCTACAGTCCagcattcttctgcttcttttttaatCGTTTTGGGAGCCACACAATTCCTCCATCTTGCCACATCATTGTGGCCAATATTTATCTGCTCCTGCCTCCCACTATGAACCCTATTGTCTATGGAGTGAAAACCAAGCAGATACGCGACTGTGTCATAAGGATCTTTTCAGGTTCGAAGAAAATCAAATCCTACAGCACATAG